A genomic window from Silene latifolia isolate original U9 population chromosome Y, ASM4854445v1, whole genome shotgun sequence includes:
- the LOC141630712 gene encoding uncharacterized protein LOC141630712: MVPLDLNKWLIPRQAFVVWLIAHQKLLTQDRLIRMHIISENKCFLCGLQEESLSHLFLECTFSRQCSDMVSAWCCHRLPMQQIIRWWTEWRQASACRKKIIAMILASLMYHIWYSRNCSRIEGYVFRPQVIAGKVKCDVKNRLSQCSIRTKNANVLAWVEHISCN; the protein is encoded by the coding sequence ATGGTACCCTTGGATCTGAATAAGTGGTTGATTCCTAGACAAGCTTTTGTTGTTTGGTTAATTGCTCATCAGAAGCTTCTGACACAGGACAGGCTTATCAGGATGCACATCATCTCTGAAAACAAATGTTTCTTATGTGGTTTGCAGGAGGAAAGTTTGAGTCATCTGTTTCTTGAATGTACTTTTAGCAGGCAGTGTAGTGATATGGTCTCTGCATGGTGCTGCCACAGACTTCCTATGCAGCAGATTATCAGGTGGTGGACTGAGTGGAGACAAGCCTCGGCTTGTAGAAAGAAAATTATTGCCATGATTCTAGCTAGCCTGATGTACCACATCTGGTATAGCAGAAATTGTAGCAGGATCGAGGGATATGTATTTAGACCTCAGGTTATTGCAGGAAAGGTGAAGTGTGATGTTAAAAATCGTTTATCACAATGTAGCATTCGTACTAAAAATGCGAATGTATTAGCTTGGGTAGAGCATATAAGTTGTAATTGA
- the LOC141630711 gene encoding uncharacterized protein LOC141630711, whose amino-acid sequence MVSELLVQDPLNHELCQTERDCAKEVGELRQARDQFLRQKAKLDWMRLGDDNTAFFHASIKSRRAKNRVFQVKDMNGLNVRPINRRIVQSGNCLNAGHCERLTSPITGEEIREAMFSIPGNKAPGPDGYSSQFFKDNWDLVGGDIIAAVKNFFCYGKLLKQCNATSITLVPKVTAPETVQQFQTHCMLQYCV is encoded by the exons atggTGTCA GAATTACTTGTTCAGGATCCTCTTAATCATGAGCTTTGTCAGACTGAAAGGGATTGTGCAAAGGAAGTGGGGGAGCTTAGACAAGCTAGGGACCAATTCCTGAGACAAAAAGCAAAGCTGGATTGGATGAGACTGGGAGATGATAATACAGCATTCTTTCATGCTAGTATTAAGAGTAGAAGAGCAAAGAATAGGGTGTTCCAAGTGAAGGATATGAATGGGCTG AATGTAAGACCTATTAATAGAAGAATTGTTCAATCTGGGAATTGTTTGAATGCTGGTCATTGTGAGAGGTTAACCTCTCCTATTACTGGTGAAGAAATCAGAGAGGCTATGTTTTCTATCCCAGGGAACAAAGCTCCTGGCCCTGATGGGTATAGTAGTCAATTCTTTAAGGATAATTGGGACTTGGTTGGAGGGGATATTATTGCTGCTGTCAAGAATTTCTTTTGCTATGGGAAACTTTTGAAGCAATGCAATGCCACTTCTATTACCTTGGTGCCTAAAGTGACTGCTCCTGAAACTGTCCAACAGTTTCAGACCCATTGCATGCTGCAATACTGTGTATAA
- the LOC141630710 gene encoding uncharacterized protein LOC141630710: protein MMDFNKSIFLAGLNDINGIGCLHTWTNKLETGIKVSSKLDRALANYSLTQNFCNTSAEFPPAGVSDHALLIVTVFHSAKIKKSFSFLKCWVQSPLYDDIIAKGWACRYYGTPMHIMFSKLKALKKELITLHKDHFSNLNIRVQNARSALINCQVALQENPLSAGLLAREKLLLDELCALNKDELSSLHQRAKEHSLKLDDCCSEYVFARVTERMAQQNIGVIEDQNGRIHFGLNNVAKAFVDY from the coding sequence ATGATGGATTTTAATAAAAGTATTTTTCTAGCTGGCCTAAATGACATAAATGGTATTGGTTGCTTACACACTTGGACTAATAAACTGGAAACTGGGATCAAGGTTTCGTCTAAACTAGATAGAGCTCTAGCTAACTATTCTTTGACTCAGAATTTCTGTAATACTTCTGCTGAATTTCCTCCTGCTGGGGTTTCTGATCACGCACTATTAATTGTGACTGTTTTTCATAGTGCCAAGATTAAGAAAAGCTTTAGCTTCCTCAAATGTTGGGTGCAGTCTCctctttatgatgatattataGCAAAAGGTTGGGCATGTCGCTATTATGGTACTCCAATGCACATTATGTTTAGTAAGCTCAAAGCCCTTAAGAAGGAGCTTATTACTCTACATAAGGATCACTTCTCTAATCTGAATATTAGGGTTCAGAATGCTAGAAGTGCTCTCATCAACTGCCAAGTTGCTTTGCAGGAGAATCCTCTATCTGCAGGTCTCTTGGCTAGAGAAAAACTTCTTCTGGATGAGTTATGTGCTCTAAATAAGGATGAACTTAGTTCTCTTCATCAAAGAGCTAAGGAACATTCCTTAAAACTGGACGACTGTTGTTCAGAGTATGTTTTTGCTAGAGTAACTGAAAGAATGGCTCAGCAGAATATTGGAGTTATAGAAGACCAAAATGGGAGAATTCACTTTGGCCTAAATAATGTGGCAAAAGCTTTTGTTGACTATTAA